TTGTCCGGATTGGGCAAGGCGGGACTGCAACGCAGGAAACGCAGAACGGGGTCACTTAAAGGATAAGGCACCGCCCTACCCCCGGCAAGGCTGCTCGCGCGGCGCGCAAAGCCACGCCGGACCATGCTTTCGGACAACAACGCAAGCGCCTATGCCAGATGGCTTAATTACCGCGCCTGCGCACGGACGCTTGTGCCGCGGCACGCGACAATATTACGCATCCACTTCGTCGATCGGTGTCGCACCGGGCGGCGGCGTGCCGCCCCCTTGGCGAATGTAGCCGGCGCGTGCGCGCGCATAGTCCGCCGGACTTGGGTCATTCTCGACCGTTACACCACCAGCGGCCGCCGCTTTGAACATGCGCTCGAGATAAGTGCGGCACCACCCACAGCCGGTGCCGGCGCCGAAACATTCGCTCATCTGACCGGCGCGGCGCGGCTTTTCGACGCGCAAGAAGTTGACGAGCTTGCGCTTCGTGACGTGAAAACAGAGGCAAACTTCGTCGTCGAGTTCCATACTCAAATCATTCGCTGGCGGTAGCTAATCGCAAAGCGACCCGGCATGCACGGCGAAACTCGATCAGGTCCAATTGCTCGGTCACCATGTGAGCGTTCAGTTGCCCGCAGCCCAGAGTGACCGTGGGAATGCCGCGGGCGGTGAGCCAGTTGGCGTCGAGTCCGCCATTGGAAACAAAGTGAAACGGCTTGCCCCCCGTCGCTGCCACGGCCGCGCCGGCGGCCGCGATCGAAGCATCATCCTCAGGCAGCCGAAACGATTCGTAGTCCTGCCGGTACTCGCAGGAAACTTTCCCGACGGCTCCGGTAATGCTGCGAACTTCGCCGGCCGCCTTCTTGAACGCCTCGATGATCGCGTCGCGAATCGCGCGGCGAAAGACGGGATCGTGGCTGCGAGCTTCGGCCTTCAGGTCGACGCGGTCGGTAACGACATTCGTGGCCGCGCCGCCCTGAATGACGCCGATGTTGCTCGTGCCGCGGCTCGCGCCTTTGCGCACGTCGCCCAGCCAGCCGGCCTGTTGCAGTTCGGCGATCGCCAGGCCGGCAATCGCTATGGCACTGACGCCTTGCTCGGGCGCCCCGCCCGCGTGACTGGCGATGCCGTGGACCGTGATTTCCAAACGATAGGCGCCGGTGGCGCCGACGGTGAGCTTTTCGGCCGAGCCACCGTCCCAGTTGAACGCCAGCTTGGGCTGCCCCAAGAGTGCCAGGTTGGCGTGCCGCGCGCCGAAGAGGCCGACCTCTTCTTGCACGGCCCACAGGAATGCGAGCGGCGGATGCGGTAACTTGCGTTTCAAGATCTCGCATGCCGCGGTGAGCGTGACGGCGCAACCGGCGCGATCGTCGGCTCCCAATCCCGTCGGTGCGGACGAGCTGACGCGATCTCCTTTGACCACCGGCTTCGAACCGGCGCACAGGGGGACGGTATCCATGTGCGCCATCAACAACCGCCGCGCTCCACGCATCGTGCCGGGCAATCGCAGCACGAGATTTCCGACCGCCCCTTTCAGTGGTGTGTGGCGATGAGCCTGGTCTCCGCGAATCGCCGACGTTGGCGCACCGGCGGCACGCAACTGATCGATGATAAACTCGCGCACTTCCCCTTCCTCGCCGCTCTTTCCAGGAATTGCCATCAAGGCGAGCACCCGCTTTTGCGCGGCGCGCAGATCGGGTTCCGGAGCCGGCAGCGCCGGTTGCTGGGCAGGCATTTTCCCCGCTCGCGGTTTGGACGTTTTGTTTCGCGCGATGCTCATTGGTTGCTCTTGAAATGCGGATGCGAGCCGTGCCCTGACTTGCCGGAACGGTTCTGCGCCTTATCCTAGCCGGCAACGTGTCGTCGTGGCAGTCGCCCCGACGGGAGGCTGCATTTCAGGCCTGCAATCGCTCGCGATACCCCCTATGCGCATCTTTCTGGCCGGCATCATGCAAGGTTCGCACCTGGCGTCGGCGATCCATAACCAGGATTATCGCGCCCGCATCAAACAGTTGCTCACCGAGCATCTCACGGGCGCGGCGGTGTACGACCCGCTGGCCGATCATGCGAACTCGCTCGATTACGACGACACGCGCGGCCGCGAGGTGTTTTTTCGCCATAATCAAATGTCGGCCGAGGTCGACGTGCTGGTGGCGTTCGTGCCCGAAGCCTCGATGGGCACGGCAATCGAGATGTGGCAAGCGTACCGCAGCGGCAACGTGGTGATTACGATCAGCCCGCTTGTACTGAATTGGACGGTGCGATTCCTGAGCCATGAAATCTACGCGACCGTCGAGGATTTCGCGGCGGCGCTTCAGTGCGGGGCGCTGGCACGGCGTCTCTCGGAACTGATCGCCGAGCGCCGCCAGGCCATCCCGTCGCGCGGTGAGCAGGCTTCGTAAAGCCCGTGGTGTTTCTACCGGATATACGCCTCGCGACCCCGTCGTAATGTCGCATATGCCGAATGGCGTTTTGGGGGCCGTTTGGCTTCCATCGCCTGACGCAAGTTCATGTGACAACGGTGGCTGCGAAAGACGGCTTTCGGGGTCGCGGCACAAAGGTTCGTAGGCGATCGATCTTTTGTCGCGCCACTTGACTGCGATCCGAACTAGACTTCGCGCTAGTCGGACACGTATTCCCGCATTGCGTTGCGCTCGACACGCACAGAAACGCACTTTCCTTGCGGACGCGTCCGATGTTCGGGGGGCATTAACAATGCCGTTATGCGCTGAAGCTGTCATGCCTGCGAAGATTCGTTCGATTCCCGCGCGCGATCTCAACGTGGATCACGTGGCAGCGTGGTCAAGCATTCTTGACCAGTGCGATCTGCTGGAAAGCCCTTATCTGCGCCCGGAGTTCGCTCGTGCCGTCGGTTCAGTTCGCAACGACGTCGAAGTGGCCGTCGTGGAATGCGACGACGAACCGATGGCGTTTTTGCCGTTTCGGCGAATGGCATGGGGCGCCGGACGACCGGCGGGCGGATGGTTGGCGAATTTTCAGGCCATCATTTCCCGGCCCGACTTTCATGTCGACCCCGTGGCGCTCGTCCGCGCGTGCGGCTTGCGCACCTGGCGATTCGATCAATTGCTCTTGCCGCAGAAAAGCCTGGCGCCGTTCATCTGGCGCTCGTGGGATGCTCCGTACGTCGACCTCTCGAATGGCTTCGAAGGATATTGCCGCCGTTTGCGCATCGGCCGTAACAGGCTCACCGAGTTGCAACGGCAGCAACGCAAGATGTCGAAAGACCTGGGCGAAGTCCGTTTCGAAGCCCACGTCGGCAGTCGCGACATTCTCAAGACTCTGTTCGACTGGAAGGGATCGCAATACGAACGCAGCGGCCAGCGCAATATCTTCGCCTCGAGCTGGGTCTGCGAACTGTTGGACCTGCTGCTCGAGTATCAGTGCGAAGAACTGTCGTCGATGCTGTCGGTGCTTTACACCGGCGATCGCGTCGCGGCGGTTGCCTACACGCTGCGATCGGGACCTAACCTGCACGGTTGGTTCACCACGTTCGATCGCGAGTTGTCGACCTACTCGCCGGGCATGCTGCTTTTAATGGAGATCTTCCGCGCCGCGGAGTCGCTGGGCATCCGCCGGGTCGACCTCGGCAAAGGGCCCGAAGCTTACAAGCAGCGCTTCATGACCGATGCTTCGCGCGTTTACGAAGGGACGATCGACGCGAGCACCATGGTTTCGAGCATGCGCCACGGCTGGTGGCGCACCAAGGATTGGGTTCGCGCGTCGCGCCTGGCCAACACCGCCCGCGCTTCGTTGAAGCTGGTCCGCGGCGTACACGGCTGGCTGGAGATGGGGTGACCGCTTCTCTAAGCGCCGTCCGCTGCGCGTGGCCTTCGAAAATGTGTGCCGTCGGACCCTCCGCTGCTTTCGCCCAACACGGCCCCGGTTCCCGTTGTAGGGCTTTTGGCGGTTAACGGCCTGCGCGAGCGGAATGTGGCACCGGCTCGGCGGGCGTTATTTGCCGGCCTATCGGAAAAGGCCTATATACCCTACGAGCGGCCGCGCGCAGGCGGAAAGTCCATTCCGCGCGCGGCCGCGATCGACTGACTTTCGTGATTCAGGCCGCGCCCCAGGCGCGCACAAAACTTCTTAGCCAACGAGGTGTCGCCATGTCCACGCCTGGTCCCAAGATCGTACCGAGCCTGGCTCGCCACGAACTCGAAGCGCTGCGCCACGAATGGTACTGGTTCCTGCTCCTGGGCGTCCTCTTGATCGTCGCCGGTACCCTGGCGATCGGCTACGACGTCTTCGCCACCGAGCTGTTCGTGACGTTCTTCGGCATCTTGTTGGTCGTCGGCGGCGCCGCGCAGATCGTGAGCTCGTTCTGGGCCGGACGCTGGACCGGTTTCCTGTTGTCGCTGCTGGCGGGCATTCTGTATGTGGTCGTCGGTGGTGAGCTCGTGGCGCGCCCCTTCATCGGCGCCGAAGCGCTGACCCTCCTGCTCGGGTCGTTCTTCCTCGTCGGCGGCATCTTCCGCGTCGTGGCCTCGATGACGCTACGTCTGCACCATTGGGGATGGCTCATGCTCAACGGCGTGATCACGTCGCTGTTGGGCTTGCTGGTGCTGGCCGAATGGCCGAAGTCCGGCCTGTTCGTGATTGGCCTCTTCGTCGGCATCGACATGCTGTTCAACGGCTGGACGTGGGTGATGCTCAGCCTGGGGCTGCGCAGCCTGCCTGCCGCCGAGCAACACTAGTCGGCGGAAGGTTAAAACGTTCGTCGCGACACGCCTCGGGCGTTGGATTAATCGGTTGCCGCCGAGGCCACGAGCTATTCGACGTCGACGTCGACTTTCAATTCGACGGCTGCCGGCTGCAAGCATATTTGCTCGTTGCAGACCTGGTACGAAACTCGGCATGCGATCGCGTATTTGCCCGCCGGCATGTCGCTGGCAATAACGAGTGCGCGCGAAAACGTGATGCTCGCAGCGTAGGCCGCATGGCCGTCCGGAGCGAGGGAGCGCGCCGCTGGCGGTGCTTCCCATTCGTTCGCCACCGAAATGCCCGTCGGTAGCTCCAGTTCGAGCCGTGTGGCTGTTGACTCGGGCTGGGCATCGAGCGTCCGAATCTCCCAGCCTGGCCCGATTTCGAAGAGCACGGACGCCGCCACCTCGCTGCCAGCGTGTACCCGACCGCTCGCCACTCGTAGCGAAACCGTCACCGGCTTACCGGCGTGACGATCTTCGACAGCCTCGGCCGCGCGATTGCTTGCGGGAGCGACGCTCGTCGCCTGATTCAACGCCGGGGCAACGTGTCCGACGCTCGTCGCATCCCCACGCTGCCCACGTTCACAGCCGGGCGCGGCAATCACAACGGCCAGCAAGACGCCGCACGTCATTGGCGCGTAGTCAGCATAACGCCCCATTGTGTCGTCGACATTCACGGCAGTGGAGTCTTTGAGGAGGTGTGCGCGGCAACGCCATCGGGCAACGACGGTCGATCGCCACGCTACTTACGCGTGAAAAGCCAGACGTAGCCGTGTGACTTCGCCAAGTCAAAGCTGCGATCACCTCGCCCACGCGTGCTTCCCAGCAGGGGGCGCATGGCGCGCGCAAAGGCGGCTTCCTGCCCTTCCATGGCTTTGGCCTCGGGGCTCTCTCTCAGCTCCTTGTACTCCTTTTGCCACGCCGCATCGGCCTCTTCGCTGTAGATCGCATCGCCGGGATACCGTGTGGCAAAGTCCTTTCGCAGAGCCTCCATTTTTGCGACAAAAGGATTACTGCGCGATTCCTCGTCGGCCACGAGCTGCTTGAGCTGCTGCGTCTCGTCGGCCGAGAGGTTCGCGCGCGGTTCGTAAGCAGTACAGAAATCGCCTAGCAGAAGATCGAGCTTGCCGTCGCCGTTGAGATCGGCGACTTCGATCTGCGAGCGGATTCCCGGCACGATTTCCTCCTCGGTGAAGCGCAGCAGGTTGTAGCCGTTCCCAGCGAATTTGGAGACGAGCACCACGCCCGCGGCCAGTTGCGGTGTTTCCTTGCTGCCTTGATTGCGGAACCAGGTGACGCTGCCATCGTCGCATCCCGCCAGCACGTCCCACAGTCCGTCGCCATCCCAGTCGACCACCAGTGGGCAGCAGTGGTGATTAACTTTCAACGGCTCGCTGCCGGCGTAGATCGTCTGGTTATCGACCGCAAAACTCGCGTGCTGGGCGTTGCCTTCGTTGACGCGTAGCTTCAACTCGCCGTTGAAGCAGCCGATCAATAGATCGACGTCACCGTCGGCATCCCAATCGACAGGCGCATAGAAGCTGCCGAAGGACTGGTAGGTCTGCTTTTGCACCGGCGATGTGCGCACCGGCACGCCCGACTTATCGAGCACTTCGCTGCTGGCCGCGAACTTATGCTCCGGAAGTCCGCGGAAGAAATAGCAGCTTCCCGGATCGTACGAACTGCTGATGAAATCGCGGATGCCGTCACCGTCTAAATCTACGAATCGTGGCTGTCCGCCCACGCAACAGTAAATGCGCACCGTGGCGTCCGCATCGCCGGCGCGCAGATTTCCGGCATCCGTGTACTTTGGTTGCTCATTAGATCCGCTGTTCTTGTACACGCGAAACTTGCCGCTGAAATCGCCCAACAGCAGATCGCGGAGTCCGTCGCCATCGACATCTTCGATGCACGGGCTGCTATGTCCCCACTGAGGGCCGGTATCGATAATCTCTTCGTCCGCTCGCAAGCGAACGGGCTTCTCGAAGACGTCGTCCGCGATGACTGTCAGGTAACCAACAAGGACGATCGTCAGCGCCGCGCAGCAATTGCGTATCGAAGACATGGTCACTCCTTTGCGAGCAGAAGCGTACCGGTCGTAGCTAAGAACGACTACACAAGAGAGGCAACTGGATGTTACCGCGGCGCTTGTAACGCGACAAGCAAATGCTTTGCGATCACGGCGACGTCACGACAGGATTTCATAAATCGGCTGTCCGCCGTGGGCCACGGCGATGGGCCGGTTCGCGCGATCGTAGACGAGCATCGCCGGATCGATGCCCAGCAGATGATAAATGGTCGCGCAAATGTCGCGAATGTGGACCGGCTTGTCCTTGATGAACGCGGCCTGCGCGTCCGAGGCTCCGTGAACGGTGCCTCCGCGAATGCCCGCGCCGGCAAACAACACCGAGTAGCAATAGGTCCAATGGTCGCGGCCGCCCTTGGCGTTGATCTTCGGCGTACGCCCCATTTCGCCCATGGTTACGACCAAGGTCTCGTCGAGCAGTCCACGGCTGTCGAGATCCTCGATGAACGCGGAATAGGTCTCGTCGAAGTTGGGAAGCAGCGTCTCGCGCAGCATGGGAAAATTGCGCTCGTGAGTGTCCCAGCCGGCTTTGCTGACTTCGAAGCGCTTCGAGAAATTGTCCCAACTGACGTTGACGAACTGTACGCCGCGTTCGACCAGCCGCCGCGCCAGCAATGTCGAGGAGCCGAACAGCGTCCGGCCGTAGCGATCGCGCGTGTGCGGGTCTTCTTGGCCCAGGTCGAACGCTTCGCGGACCTTGGCCGAAGTGAGCATCTCGAAAGCCAGTCGCTGCTCGCGCGGAAAAGTGCCAAAGTCGCGGCTCGATTCCCGTCCGCGAAATTCGTCGTCCAGCACGTCCACCAGGCGGCGCCGATCGCGCAAGCGGTCGAGCGTAATACCCTCCGGCAACTCGGCCCGCGCGAGCTTCGGCTCGCCGCGCACGACTTGCGGACTCCAGATATCGTCCGGCGGATGATCGACGTAGGCCGTACACTCGGTCGAAAACGCGTCGTAGCGCTGCCCCAGGAATCCACCATGCGGGCCGGCTTTCTTGCGCACCTCGCCCCAGCCGAGCGGGCAAGGCAGATACGCATAGGTGGGCAGCTCGCCTTGCCGATCACGCGCCAGATACGAGCACACCGAGCCCATGCTCGGCGGATCGCTATCGCGAAATTCTTCATCCGGCAGGTTCACGTCGAAGCCGGTGTACATCGGCAGGTTCTTATGGCAACCGCCGTTGTGATACACGCTGCGAACGATGGCCGACTTGTGCATCATCCGCGCCGTGCGTGGCAGCAACTCGCAAATCTCGATGCCGCTGGCGCTCGTGGCGATGGGCTTGAATTCGCCGCCAACGCCCCCCGTGGCTGCAGGCTTCATGTCGAACATGTCCTGCGTGGGCGGGCCACCTTGCAGGTACAAAAGGACGACGCTCTTGGCGCGCGCCGGGCGGAGGGCCGTTGGTTCGGCCCGCTCGAGGGCCAACAACGACTGGCTGCTGAATAGCCCGCCCAACAGCGAAAGCGCGCCCGCCTTGAGCGTTTCGCGGCGCGTCGGGCCGCTGCACAATCGCCGTCGATTACCGAAAACCGTGATGGCGCTCACGTGTTCGTGCTCCCTGGCCCGTCCGCTGTCAGGGTAACTGGGATCAGTTTGCGCCTTATCCTAAGAGGCCAGCCGGCCGCCGGCAACATTGGCAAGCACTGCTACCGGCCCTTTGCCGGCGCCGACGGCACGCGCCGGCCACGGCTTAAGCTGGATGATTCAGTCAAACCACCGTCGCGGGCATGGATTTCCAAGACTTTGCCGACGCGGAAAACTTTGGCGAGCGGCATGCATCCTGACGCCCCCCCGCCGGGGATCGACTTTGACGATTGTAACGATTGTTCGGCAACGACCGGTCGTGCCGTGCGATGAATGCATCCAGATGCCTCATGGGGCCAGTGAGCGGGGTCGATTCATAGATAGGTCCATTACTATCCGCGCTTACCCTACGGACTGACCGTCTCGCATGGCATCGAACTCCGATTTACCTGACTCGGTCTGGCGACTGCTACGACCGACGGGCCTCGCCGGGCTCGGGGTATTCGTCAGCGCGCTGGCGGGCTGCAGCCACCGGACAGCCGATGTGAATTCGGCCGGTTCGAAGAATGCCGCTCCCGCGGTCGCGCGGGTGGAAGTCATCCCCGCACAGACATCGGCGACCAATCCGGACCTTGCGACGCGCTGCGTTGCTCTGGATGAGGCCACATCGCCCCAAGCCGCAAGACTGGGAATCGTCAGCTCGCCCGATGAGAAGCCGCCCGCAACGAAGGCGCCCGCGAGCAAGCCGGTCGTGAGCGCCGCTCGAAAGCCTGCCGCGCCTGCGAAAAAGAGCGTGGCGGCGCCAAAGGAAAGTCCTCCAGTGGCCGCTCGGCAGAACCGGCCAACAGTGCGTCTCGCGGACAATGCGCCCGCCGAAGAGGCGCCTCCGCCGGTCGAGGCGGTTGATCTCTCCAAGCGTGTCGAGACCACGGTCGTGCCTCAGCAAGTCGCGCAACCCGAGCCGGCCCCCCAGGCAGAGCCTGTTGCTCCGGCGCCGCCGCCGTTGAGCCCGCCGCCGGCATTGAGCATTGCGCTTTCGAACGGTCCGGCGCCGGCCAAGACCTCGACGGCTCCTGTTCTGCGCGTGGCGAAGGGTCGGCAAGCGCCGGCACCGGTCACGCCAATGCCGACCGATACCGTACCGGCCTCCACCTCACCCGCCTCGGACGCAGCAAGCGGTCCGTCGGTAGCTGCGGCGTCAAAGCCAGCCACGGCGGTCAAAGATTCGTCCGAAGAAGAGGCGTCGGCGGCAAGCGCGGTGGCGCTCTCCGAGGCGAAATCGGACAGCGAGCAAGACACAGCGCCGACGACGGACGTTAATGTCCCGCCACGCGAAACTCCGGCCGTGGCTAGAACCCCCGATGTCGCGCCGCGGCGGCCGCTTCCTCAACATTGGCCGCAGCCGATGTCCCCTTCAGCCCGGGCGCGCGATGCGGCTGGTGATCTTGCGGCGGATCAGGAAACTGACGCCCGTCCGCCCGCTGCTACGTCCTCGAAGGGCGCTGCGTCGTCGAATGTTGCCGGCCTCACGCCACCAGCTCCTAGAAAACCGTCGGCGGCAAGCGCGGGACGTGAACAAGCTTCTGCGCCGGTTCCGGCGGTCGTGAGCGCCCCGCAACGGCCGACGGTGGCCGCGGTCGCCAGGCCTAAGGAAGAGTTAACCGCGGAAGCGGCGCCTGCCGCGGAAACGACCGCTAAGCAGCCGGCGCCGGTGGTGCCGTCGACGGTCGCGCAGAAGCAGGCGGCGGGCCAAAATCCGCCTCCCGCGGCTGCTGCAGCGATGGCGCCCGTGCCACGGCCCACGCAGCCGGTTGTGCAGTCGCGCGCAGCCGCCGGGCAGATGCCTCCGGTACGTGCCGTGGCGTCTCCTCCGCCGAGCTCGCCTTCGACGACCACGGCGGCCGAGGCTTCGCAGCAACTGGCGATGATCTCGAACCGTGCCGGCGAGCACATTGAATATGCGTTCAACCTGGCCGAGCGCGGTGCCCTGTTCTCGGCCGAAGCGGAATTTACGCAGGGGCTGGTGCTGATTGCCCAGGCGCTTGACGCCCAACACCGTACTCAGGCGCATAGCATGGCGGTCACCGCAGGCTTGCGTGCCTTGCGCGAGGCCGACGACTTCATGCCGCGGGGTGGTCAGACCTTGGTGCACGTCGAGGACGTTATTGGTTCGCACAAGACACCGGTGTGGCAGAACGTGCGACCGGAACAAGTTCCACCGCTCGTGGCCATGCAGCGCTATTACGCGTACGCCCAGCAGCAGTTCACGATCTCGGGCATGAACGTCCCGGCGGCGGCCATGGCGCTGTACGGCCTGGGACGGTTGCAATCGACGTTGGCCGCCGAGGACAGCGTGAAGAAGATGACCGCCGGCCCCAAGGCAATGGCGCTGTACCGGGCCACGCTCGACATCGATCCGAACAACTACCTGGCCGCCAACGAGCTCGGCGTGCTCTATGGTCGCTATGGCCAGTGGCCCGAGGCCGAGGCATCGTTGCGGCGGAGCATAGCCATCGCGCCGCGCACGGAAAACTGGCACAACCTGGCGGACGTGCTGGAGAGGATGGGCAACACGGCGGGCGCCGCGCAGGCTCGCCAGCAGGAGCAACTGGCGAAGAACTCGGGCAACCGACCGGGTTGGCAGACGTCGGCCGATCGTGTTCCGCTGCGATACGTCGATCCGGAGACGTTCATCAAGGCGTCAGCCGGCGCGGATCCCGATCAATTGGCGACGGTCGAAGCACCCAAGGCCAGCGAGGCCACCGGCGCGGCAGCCGCTCCCGCGGCGGATGCGAAGACCGCGAAGAAATCGTACGGATGGTTTGGAGACAAGCTGGCCGAAGGAGCGGCGCGCGTATCGCGACCGGCAAAGCCCGATCCGGAAATGGTGCGCTGACGCGAATCCACGGAGGGTTCCAAGAAAGCGGAAAGGATGCTCGAAGTGGTCGACGGGAACGGAGTCGAAGCGCCTGCCGGCAGGAGGTCGCTGCCCACGATGCTGGGCATGGCGATGATCTTGCTGCTTTGCACCGCAACGGCGGCGCACGCGCAGGCGCCGGCCACCGTGCCTCCCGGGCCGAACACGGTCTCGCCCGATGTGCTTGGCACCCCGTCGTCGCGTCCGCTCCCGAATGGTCCGCCGGCCGACGCCCTGACGGGGCCGGTCTACGAAGGCAACTCGCCGTCGGAATTTGCGAACTTGCCGGTTGGCCCAGGCGTGGTCGAGGGGATGTGTCCCATGCCCTCGCCGTGGCGCTGCGGCGTGTACTGTGGAACGAACCAGGGCGCGTGCAGCGCCCAGACTTGGGAGAACTCGCGTCCGATACCCTGGCAAGTCTTTGCGCAGGGCGAGTACATCGGCCCGGCGCGTATGCGCCACGTGCCCGAATACCGTTTGCGAGTCGCGGATCGGCTGGGCCTGGTCTTTCGGCTGACGACGATACCCAGTGCCGAGCCTTATGAATTGTC
The nucleotide sequence above comes from Pirellulales bacterium. Encoded proteins:
- a CDS encoding (2Fe-2S)-binding protein — encoded protein: MELDDEVCLCFHVTKRKLVNFLRVEKPRRAGQMSECFGAGTGCGWCRTYLERMFKAAAAGGVTVENDPSPADYARARAGYIRQGGGTPPPGATPIDEVDA
- a CDS encoding M20/M25/M40 family metallo-hydrolase, translating into MPAQQPALPAPEPDLRAAQKRVLALMAIPGKSGEEGEVREFIIDQLRAAGAPTSAIRGDQAHRHTPLKGAVGNLVLRLPGTMRGARRLLMAHMDTVPLCAGSKPVVKGDRVSSSAPTGLGADDRAGCAVTLTAACEILKRKLPHPPLAFLWAVQEEVGLFGARHANLALLGQPKLAFNWDGGSAEKLTVGATGAYRLEITVHGIASHAGGAPEQGVSAIAIAGLAIAELQQAGWLGDVRKGASRGTSNIGVIQGGAATNVVTDRVDLKAEARSHDPVFRRAIRDAIIEAFKKAAGEVRSITGAVGKVSCEYRQDYESFRLPEDDASIAAAGAAVAATGGKPFHFVSNGGLDANWLTARGIPTVTLGCGQLNAHMVTEQLDLIEFRRACRVALRLATASE
- a CDS encoding nucleoside 2-deoxyribosyltransferase domain-containing protein, which codes for MRIFLAGIMQGSHLASAIHNQDYRARIKQLLTEHLTGAAVYDPLADHANSLDYDDTRGREVFFRHNQMSAEVDVLVAFVPEASMGTAIEMWQAYRSGNVVITISPLVLNWTVRFLSHEIYATVEDFAAALQCGALARRLSELIAERRQAIPSRGEQAS
- a CDS encoding GNAT family N-acetyltransferase — its product is MPAKIRSIPARDLNVDHVAAWSSILDQCDLLESPYLRPEFARAVGSVRNDVEVAVVECDDEPMAFLPFRRMAWGAGRPAGGWLANFQAIISRPDFHVDPVALVRACGLRTWRFDQLLLPQKSLAPFIWRSWDAPYVDLSNGFEGYCRRLRIGRNRLTELQRQQRKMSKDLGEVRFEAHVGSRDILKTLFDWKGSQYERSGQRNIFASSWVCELLDLLLEYQCEELSSMLSVLYTGDRVAAVAYTLRSGPNLHGWFTTFDRELSTYSPGMLLLMEIFRAAESLGIRRVDLGKGPEAYKQRFMTDASRVYEGTIDASTMVSSMRHGWWRTKDWVRASRLANTARASLKLVRGVHGWLEMG
- a CDS encoding HdeD family acid-resistance protein, with product MSTPGPKIVPSLARHELEALRHEWYWFLLLGVLLIVAGTLAIGYDVFATELFVTFFGILLVVGGAAQIVSSFWAGRWTGFLLSLLAGILYVVVGGELVARPFIGAEALTLLLGSFFLVGGIFRVVASMTLRLHHWGWLMLNGVITSLLGLLVLAEWPKSGLFVIGLFVGIDMLFNGWTWVMLSLGLRSLPAAEQH
- a CDS encoding VCBS repeat-containing protein: MSSIRNCCAALTIVLVGYLTVIADDVFEKPVRLRADEEIIDTGPQWGHSSPCIEDVDGDGLRDLLLGDFSGKFRVYKNSGSNEQPKYTDAGNLRAGDADATVRIYCCVGGQPRFVDLDGDGIRDFISSSYDPGSCYFFRGLPEHKFAASSEVLDKSGVPVRTSPVQKQTYQSFGSFYAPVDWDADGDVDLLIGCFNGELKLRVNEGNAQHASFAVDNQTIYAGSEPLKVNHHCCPLVVDWDGDGLWDVLAGCDDGSVTWFRNQGSKETPQLAAGVVLVSKFAGNGYNLLRFTEEEIVPGIRSQIEVADLNGDGKLDLLLGDFCTAYEPRANLSADETQQLKQLVADEESRSNPFVAKMEALRKDFATRYPGDAIYSEEADAAWQKEYKELRESPEAKAMEGQEAAFARAMRPLLGSTRGRGDRSFDLAKSHGYVWLFTRK
- a CDS encoding DUF1501 domain-containing protein — translated: MSAITVFGNRRRLCSGPTRRETLKAGALSLLGGLFSSQSLLALERAEPTALRPARAKSVVLLYLQGGPPTQDMFDMKPAATGGVGGEFKPIATSASGIEICELLPRTARMMHKSAIVRSVYHNGGCHKNLPMYTGFDVNLPDEEFRDSDPPSMGSVCSYLARDRQGELPTYAYLPCPLGWGEVRKKAGPHGGFLGQRYDAFSTECTAYVDHPPDDIWSPQVVRGEPKLARAELPEGITLDRLRDRRRLVDVLDDEFRGRESSRDFGTFPREQRLAFEMLTSAKVREAFDLGQEDPHTRDRYGRTLFGSSTLLARRLVERGVQFVNVSWDNFSKRFEVSKAGWDTHERNFPMLRETLLPNFDETYSAFIEDLDSRGLLDETLVVTMGEMGRTPKINAKGGRDHWTYCYSVLFAGAGIRGGTVHGASDAQAAFIKDKPVHIRDICATIYHLLGIDPAMLVYDRANRPIAVAHGGQPIYEILS